One genomic segment of Moritella sp. F3 includes these proteins:
- a CDS encoding YcgN family cysteine cluster protein: MVEKFWQTKTLAKMTEAEWESLCDGCGKCCLHKIIEDESEEIHFTNVACELLNTKTCRCKKYEKRFKYVSDCFKVTLDDIEAFHWLPETCAYKRLLEGNDIPEWHPLLTGSQSEMHKLGYSIRGKAVAESQAGDLEDHIITFKL; encoded by the coding sequence ATGGTTGAAAAATTTTGGCAGACTAAAACACTCGCTAAAATGACAGAAGCAGAGTGGGAATCACTCTGCGATGGATGTGGTAAGTGCTGTTTACATAAAATAATTGAAGATGAATCAGAAGAGATTCATTTTACCAATGTTGCTTGTGAGCTATTGAACACTAAAACATGTCGCTGTAAGAAATATGAAAAGCGATTTAAATACGTTTCAGATTGTTTTAAAGTCACACTTGATGACATTGAAGCATTTCACTGGTTACCAGAAACGTGTGCTTATAAGCGCCTTTTAGAAGGCAATGATATACCTGAGTGGCATCCATTACTGACAGGCAGCCAATCAGAGATGCATAAATTAGGGTATTCTATTCGTGGTAAAGCCGTTGCTGAATCACAAGCTGGTGATCTAGAAGACCATATTATAACGTTTAAATTATAA
- a CDS encoding DUF2492 family protein: MSESVHGREVVALLAANPAGMSEVALLALIEQAYPLNLFHTCKVKGMDKNQILVNMMTKGRIVESDGILTAQTSCGCKNN; this comes from the coding sequence ATGTCTGAATCTGTCCACGGTAGAGAAGTTGTAGCATTATTAGCAGCAAATCCTGCTGGTATGAGTGAAGTGGCGTTACTTGCATTAATTGAGCAAGCGTACCCACTTAATTTATTCCATACATGCAAAGTTAAAGGTATGGATAAAAACCAAATCTTAGTAAATATGATGACGAAAGGTCGTATTGTAGAGTCTGATGGTATTTTAACTGCTCAAACAAGTTGTGGTTGTAAGAACAACTAA